CTTCATCTTCAGCCCGAAGAATATCCTCCAGGTCAAGTCGGAGGAGTATTTCAGGGCCGACGTAATCGTCGTTTCGCCCGATTTCCTGCGCCGCATCAACATCGACACAAAAAACCTGCTCCAGCTTTTCCTGCAATTCGCGGCCAACCCCTGCCTGACGCTCACGCACGAGGAAAGCCACTCGATACGCAGTTTCATCGCGCAGATCGAGCGTGAAACCCGGGGCAAGGAGACCCATTTCACGCACGACATCATCAACGGGCTGATCGCCGCGACGATCTACAAGGTCGGGGACGTCCTCTACAACTACCTCTCGGAGCATCCCGAAGTACAGAACCCGATACACAACCGGGCCGAGGAGTACTTCAAGCAGTTCACGCACCTGTTGGGCGAGCACTACCGCACCGAACGCAGCGTGGGATTCTATGCCCGCCAACTCTGCATCACGCCCAAATACCTCACGACGCTCATCAAACGGATCAGCGGGCTGTCGGTTTCGGAGTGGATCGACAACTACGTGATCATCGAAGCCAAGACTCTGCTCAAATATTCCCACATGAGCATTCAGGAGATCGCCTACTACCTCAATTTCCCGAACCAATCGTTCTTCGGCAGCTACTTCAAACGCAATACGGGCATGTCGCCCTCGCAGTACAAGGCACAGAACTGACGGCACGGCATTGCCGCAGACAACAAAGCCTCCCCGGCCGCTTGGCCGGGGAGGCTTTATGCGCGTGCCCCGGGGATAATCCTCCGACGGCAAAAAGGGAAGGGGCGGGAATCAGAAGGGGTACCCCACGCCGAAATTGAGCGCCGTATTTTTCCAGCGCAGGTTGTGTATCCACTTTTCGCCGGAGGGATTGTTCGGATTATGGAGCTGCACGCCCCAGTCGAGACGGAGCACCGCGAACTTGATGTCCAGCCGCAGGCCGATGCCCGTATTGAACCCCAACTGCTTGTAAAACTTGTCGAAATGAAAGACCGCATCATCGGAGTAGTCGGAGTTCTGCCGGATATACCAGATGTTACCCAGGTCGAAGAAGGTCGCGCCATGCACCATGCCCCATATCGGGAAACGCAGTTCGAGGTTGGCCTCCAGCTTCACATCGCCCGTCTGTATGGGGAAGGAACTGTGGGGGTCGGGCACCGAACCCTGCCCCAGCGTACGGGGCGCCCAGCCGCGCATACCGTTGCTGCCGCCGCAATAGAACTGGCGGTCGAACGGGACGGAGGTCGAATTGCCGTAAGCCATCGCCACGCCGCCATAGATGCGGCCGACGAGCGCCGTGGCTCCCCCCAGCATGATCTTGCGGCTGATGCTCAGGTCGGTACGGAAATACTGCGAGTATTCGATCCCGAAAATCTTGGCCGGGCTTCCGTCTTTGGGACGCGCATAGAACAAGCGGTCTACGGCGTCGATCAGGTTGCCCGCCGTCTCGAAATTGAACCGGATATTGGTCGCATTGCCCCCGAGGTTCTTACGCTGGTTGTTATACGAATAGCCGAACGTCAGCCCGCCGATGAACTGCGTGCGGAAACTCTCGAGCAGGTACTTGTTGGGTGTGAGCTCCTGCTGCCCCGCGGAATCGGTCTTGTTTATCATCAGGAACGATTCGTCGAGGTTGTTGACATCGACCACATTGATGTCGATGGGCCGCAGCGAGAACGTCGAGTAACGGTTGTTCGTCCACTGGTAGGTGATGCCCGCACTGGATAGCGTGCGCCGGTAATAGGGGCGATCCTGGAAATTGACCGACAACTCGACCTTGGTCTTGGGCTGGTTGACCGAACGGAACCGCCGCGTGCGCCAGGGCATCAGGAAGCGCGGGAAAGTCAACCCGGTCGTGATGCCGAATTCCGTGGCCCGCTTCTTCCTGGCATCGGGCGCCTTCATAAACTCATAGCCGGCCGTGAACGAAACGTCGAACGCCTCGGCACCCCGGAAGATATTACGGTTCTGGTAGCCGACGGTGGCTTTCAGTCCGTAGAAGCTCGACGTGGTGCTTCCTTCCAGATCGACCTTGAAACTCTGTTTCAGGGTCGGGGTACAGAGGATATTGCATTTCAGGTACCCTTCCCGCGTATAACGGGTCTGCGTGGAATCGGCCGACGCCCCGATAAAGGAGACGTAGTTGGTGACCTCGGCACTCTGGGGCTGCTCCACGAATTCGATCTTGGCGCTCTTGAAATACCCGAGCGACATCAGGTCGGTATAGGCACGGTTCACCTGCGCCGAATTGTAGACATAGTTCGGGTAGAGCGGTACCGCCTGCCGCAGGATCGCGGGTCGCAGGTTGGGGCGTTTCTCATAGACGATATTCAAGCCGCGGTAATAGAGCGTGTCGAGCCGCTGCAGGAACGTCGAATCGGTTCGGGCTACCGTAGGGTCGTAATTGGGGAAGACGTTGATCTGGTCGATACGGTAGACCATGTTGTTGTCCATGACCGGAAGGCCGCGCTCGTTATATCCCGTAAGGTTCTGCTTGACGACCAGTTCGAGCCCGACCTTATGGCCCCCGCCCAGCGTATCGGCCACATACTCGATATTGTTGACCGTAAAGTTGTAATAACCCCGCTCCTTGAGGTAGGCCGCAATACGCTCGCGCTCGCGGTCGAGTACTGTGATGTCGAAGATGCCGCCCTTGCGGAGCAGCGTATTGGCGGTATCGGGCAGGATGATCTGTTCGAGGAACTTGTCCTGGAACTCATAGGACACGGAGTCGATCCGGTAAGGCTCGCCCTGCCGGGTTCGGTAAGTGACCCTGGCGCGTTTGCGCCGCGAGGTGGTGTCCACCTCGAAGGTCACCTGCGATGCGCGGAAGCCCTTCGAATCCATAAAGATCTTCAGGTTCTGGGCACTCCGATCCGTCAGGCCCATGTCCAGCAACACGGGCTCCTGCCCGATCCTGCGCTTCCAGTTGTTCCACCAGTTCTGCTTGCCGGGGTTGGCCTGCTCGTAGAGCCAGACATAGAAATTGGTACCCAGAAAGCGTTTGTTCGGGGTCTGGCGCACATATTTCTCGAAATCGGCCGCAGTGATGCGCTCCTTGCGGGGCGTCGACTTGTCGGCGTCGATCTTCACCTTCTGCAGCAGGTACTGGCCTTCGGGGATTTTGCGTGTGACGCTGCATGCCGAGCAGATCAGGCCCAGCATGGCGGCAACGAATATACGACAGGCCCCCCGCACCCCAGCGTCAGTTGTTAAAGAACCCTTTTTCCTTCAACAGCGCGAAATAGGAGTTCGAAATCGCGAGGTTGTCCTTGCGAACGTAGCGGCGCTGCGTGAAGACCTGCGCCAGGTTGGGCAGACCGTTCTCCTCGAGGAGGCGTTTGGTGAGCTCCGACTCTTCGCGCTCGGCCCACAACTCGTCGATCTCGGCGGCCGTATAGTCGGTATATTTCTCATAGTGCACCACACCTTCGAGCGGCAGGCGGTCGGTCAGTTCGGGCGACTCGTCGGGATACCCCACCACGACGGTCGTCAGCGGAATGACGCCCTTGGGCAGTTCGAGGATGTCGGCAATCTCGCCGGCAGTATAGATCGTCGTTCCGAGATAGCAAATGCCCAGCCCCTTCAGTTCAGCCTCGACGCACAGGTTCTGGGCAGCGAGCAGGGCATCGGTCGCGGCATTGAGGAACCACGCGAAATTGTCATAGGCCGGATCTGCATCGCGCTGCCGGCACCACATCGAGAACCGGTGCACATCGGCGCAGACCGTCACCACGCACGGGGCCTGCGTTACCATCGGCTGGTTGAAGTGGCACGGGGCGAGCCTCCCGCGCAAAGCGGCATCGCGGGTCACGACCAGTGAATAGAGCTGCATGTTACCGCATGTCGAAGCACGCGATGCCGCTTCGAGTATCTCGTGCAGCACATCCTCGGGAATAGGGGTGGAACGGAACTTACGTATCGAACGATGCTTGAAAAGCACACTTTTCATGGGAATTGTATTTATAGGTTTTCTGTAAAAACAATACGGGCGCCTGCCGGTACCGGCGAATACGCATATTTTCCACAAAAGTAGTAAAACTTTTAGAAGTTTTATTATTTTTGCGATGATATAACCACTATCGGAAGTGCTGGTAAAATTCGTCAAATACGAGGGGGCAGGCAACGATTTCATCCTGATCGACGATCGCGGAGAGGTATTCCGGCCGGGTGCCAGGCGTATCGCCGCCCTGTGCGACCGTCATTTCGGCATCGGTGCCGACGGGCTGATGACCCTGCGCCGCAGCGCCGAGCTGGACTGCTCGATGCGTTACTACAACGCCGACGGGTCGGCAGGGGAGATGTGCGGCAACGGCGCCCGCTGCTTCGCGCTCTTCGCCGAACATCTGGGCATCGGCGGGGAAACCAAATTTTTCGACGCGACGGACGGCGTGCATACGGCACACATCCGGCGTGCGCAGGGCCCCGCGGGCGAAATCGAGTTGGGCATGATAAATGTATCGGAAATCCGCAGCGGCGACGGCTGGTGGTTCCTCAATACGGGGGTTCCCCACTACGTGGAAATGGTACATGCTGTCGACGGCATCGACGTAAACGGGCGCGGCAGGGGTATCCGTTACGATACGGGGCGGTTCCCGCAGGGTACGAACGTCAATTTCGTCGAGGTCACGGGCAACGGAGCGATCCGTATGCGCACCTATGAACGGGGCGTCGAGCACGAGACGCTGGCCTGCGGCACGGGTGCCACGGCTGCAGCGATCATAACCAACTATGCTTTGCAGCACGGAACGACAAAATACCGGATACAGGTTCCCGGCGGAGAGCTGATCGTGGGCTTCACGCACGAGGCCGGGACACAGAATTATACGAATATCAGGCTCACGGGCCCTGCCCGCAGGGTTTTCAGCGGGGTATTCGAAACCGACAATTTCTAAAACCAATCCTCTCCCACCCATGAAAACACCCAAGGGAATCCGCGAACACGACGCGGACGAACTTCGAAAGGCAAAACGCCTCGATCCGATACGCAAGAGCGGCAAAGAGCGGCACTCGCTCTAC
This Alistipes onderdonkii DNA region includes the following protein-coding sequences:
- a CDS encoding helix-turn-helix domain-containing protein, with product MINSFTLSQLIEMSGDNRQGLMRECFTASSDNRMEIFRFPCRIDAFVIGVGTEGETSVSLNLHEYRLKKNSIFIFSPKNILQVKSEEYFRADVIVVSPDFLRRINIDTKNLLQLFLQFAANPCLTLTHEESHSIRSFIAQIERETRGKETHFTHDIINGLIAATIYKVGDVLYNYLSEHPEVQNPIHNRAEEYFKQFTHLLGEHYRTERSVGFYARQLCITPKYLTTLIKRISGLSVSEWIDNYVIIEAKTLLKYSHMSIQEIAYYLNFPNQSFFGSYFKRNTGMSPSQYKAQN
- a CDS encoding BamA/TamA family outer membrane protein, translated to MLGLICSACSVTRKIPEGQYLLQKVKIDADKSTPRKERITAADFEKYVRQTPNKRFLGTNFYVWLYEQANPGKQNWWNNWKRRIGQEPVLLDMGLTDRSAQNLKIFMDSKGFRASQVTFEVDTTSRRKRARVTYRTRQGEPYRIDSVSYEFQDKFLEQIILPDTANTLLRKGGIFDITVLDRERERIAAYLKERGYYNFTVNNIEYVADTLGGGHKVGLELVVKQNLTGYNERGLPVMDNNMVYRIDQINVFPNYDPTVARTDSTFLQRLDTLYYRGLNIVYEKRPNLRPAILRQAVPLYPNYVYNSAQVNRAYTDLMSLGYFKSAKIEFVEQPQSAEVTNYVSFIGASADSTQTRYTREGYLKCNILCTPTLKQSFKVDLEGSTTSSFYGLKATVGYQNRNIFRGAEAFDVSFTAGYEFMKAPDARKKRATEFGITTGLTFPRFLMPWRTRRFRSVNQPKTKVELSVNFQDRPYYRRTLSSAGITYQWTNNRYSTFSLRPIDINVVDVNNLDESFLMINKTDSAGQQELTPNKYLLESFRTQFIGGLTFGYSYNNQRKNLGGNATNIRFNFETAGNLIDAVDRLFYARPKDGSPAKIFGIEYSQYFRTDLSISRKIMLGGATALVGRIYGGVAMAYGNSTSVPFDRQFYCGGSNGMRGWAPRTLGQGSVPDPHSSFPIQTGDVKLEANLELRFPIWGMVHGATFFDLGNIWYIRQNSDYSDDAVFHFDKFYKQLGFNTGIGLRLDIKFAVLRLDWGVQLHNPNNPSGEKWIHNLRWKNTALNFGVGYPF
- a CDS encoding nitroreductase family protein, producing the protein MKSVLFKHRSIRKFRSTPIPEDVLHEILEAASRASTCGNMQLYSLVVTRDAALRGRLAPCHFNQPMVTQAPCVVTVCADVHRFSMWCRQRDADPAYDNFAWFLNAATDALLAAQNLCVEAELKGLGICYLGTTIYTAGEIADILELPKGVIPLTTVVVGYPDESPELTDRLPLEGVVHYEKYTDYTAAEIDELWAEREESELTKRLLEENGLPNLAQVFTQRRYVRKDNLAISNSYFALLKEKGFFNN
- the dapF gene encoding diaminopimelate epimerase, giving the protein MLVKFVKYEGAGNDFILIDDRGEVFRPGARRIAALCDRHFGIGADGLMTLRRSAELDCSMRYYNADGSAGEMCGNGARCFALFAEHLGIGGETKFFDATDGVHTAHIRRAQGPAGEIELGMINVSEIRSGDGWWFLNTGVPHYVEMVHAVDGIDVNGRGRGIRYDTGRFPQGTNVNFVEVTGNGAIRMRTYERGVEHETLACGTGATAAAIITNYALQHGTTKYRIQVPGGELIVGFTHEAGTQNYTNIRLTGPARRVFSGVFETDNF